From a single Zygotorulaspora mrakii chromosome 2, complete sequence genomic region:
- the SKY1 gene encoding serine/threonine protein kinase SKY1 (similar to Saccharomyces cerevisiae SKY1 (YMR216C); ancestral locus Anc_8.732), with protein sequence MGSSINYPGFGSKSHQYNDNGAEQFEHDEAWKHNGSAPTGSNDSKLYKKNYVNKASSAGGNNGGNGSGTGTATSNLSLALKNSNLKSAPEPQNHSEQPMGAGAASIPEPAAVAMPLELLQQGQNIVADEDCLEDDYSSCDEKNEESLKDYKPGGYHPAFKGEKYKNGRYMLVRKLGWGHFSTVWLAKDLQNSKNTHVAVKVVRSDKVYTEAALDEIKLLRRMRSNTEQDHLGSSHTLCLLDNFVHSGPNGEHIVMVFEVLGENLLALIKKYEHRGIPMIYVKQISKQLLLGLDYMHRRCGIIHTDIKPENVLMEIGDVESIVEMVEAMDKEKKDWRRLQRQASAELTQSPSPYGSQQQVSNLASSTSTESPPIKRIPSRRPRRHTVITESQPLPSPLSSTNFHEMKYQFLGYNNSSGTLTSSNFQNMLHSKSNVAIQNPLMNNPFTISPANDTTNNPNAFKDTQINEEQLATSFSSFDISQSDEVNPVEVGISPNDSSAINDNNIIQIKIADLGNACWYDEHYTSSIQTREYRAPEVLMGAPWGCCADIWSTACLIFELITGDLLFEPNGGHSYSKDDDHIAQILELLGEMPSYLLQEGKYARKFFNSRGQLRNISKLKHWPLKSVLTEKYHYSPEESQDIADFLLPMLNLDPRKRADAGGLVNHPWLRDTLGMENISLPDRKLYESGSDIPGWYQEVTGHPRH encoded by the coding sequence ATGGGCTCTTCTATAAACTATCCAGGGTTTGGGAGCAAGTCGCACCAGTACAATGATAACGGCGCCGAGCAGTTCGAGCATGATGAGGCATGGAAGCACAACGGGAGCGCACCGACCGGTTCAAACGACTCGAAACTGtacaagaaaaattacGTGAACAAGGCCAGTAGTGCCGGCGGCAATAATGGCGGCAACGGTAGTGGTACAGGTACTGCGACCTCGAATCTGTCGCTCGCgctcaaaaattccaaCTTAAAATCTGCACCGGAGCCGCAAAATCACAGCGAGCAACCTATGGGGGCAGGTGCGGCGTCAATTCCAGAGCCAGCCGCTGTTGCGATGCCCTTGGAGCTGCTGCAGCAGGGCCAGAACATTGTGGCAGACGAAGACTGTCTTGAGGACGATTATTCGTCGTGTGATGAGAAAAACGAAGAGTCGCTCAAGGACTATAAACCAGGCGGCTACCATCCGGCTttcaaaggagaaaaatataaaaacgGCAGGTATATGTTGGTACGGAAACTGGGATGGGGTCATTTTTCGACAGTGTGGCTTGCTAAAGACCTACAGAATTCTAAGAACACACATGTTGCAGTCAAAGTTGTCAGAAGTGATAAAGTTTATACAGAAGCAGCATTGGATGAAATCAAGCTATTAAGAAGAATGCGTTCCAACACGGAACAAGATCATTTGGGGTCCAGTCATACCCTTTGTCTATTGGATAATTTCGTTCACTCAGGGCCCAATGGCGAGCATATAGTGATGGTTTTCGAAGTGCTGGGTGAGAATTTATTGgcattgataaaaaaatacgAGCATAGAGGAATTCCGATGATTTATGTCAAACAGATATCAAAACAACTGTTGTTGGGATTAGATTATATGCATAGGCGATGCGGTATAATCCATACAGATATCAAGCCAGAAAATGTTTTAATGGAAATAGGTGATGTTGAAAGTATAGTTGAAATGGTCGAAGCAAtggataaagaaaaaaaagactgGAGAAGGCTTCAAAGACAAGCATCTGCAGAGTTGACACAATCTCCGTCTCCATATGGTTCTCAGCAACAGGTTTCCAACTTAGCATCCTCAACATCTACCGAATCACCACCAATTAAAAGAATCCCAAGTAGAAGGCCAAGAAGACATACAGTTATTACGGAGTCTCAACCACTACCATCTCCTTTAAGTTCTACGAATTTCCATGAGATGAAGTATCAGTTCTTGGGTTATAATAATAGTTCTGGCACGCTAACctcatcaaattttcaaaatatgttGCATTCCAAAAGTAATGTGGCTATTCAAAACCCATTAATGAATAATCCTTTTACAATCTCACCGGCAAATGATACAACCAATAACCCAAATGCATTTAAAGATACCCAAATAAATGAAGAACAATTAGCcacatcattttcatcctttGATATATCACAATCCGATGAAGTAAATCCAGTTGAAGTAGGAATTTCCCCGAATGATTCATCTGCAAttaatgataataacaTTATCCAAATTAAAATCGCTGATTTAGGCAATGCATGCTGGTATGATGAACATTATACAAGCTCAATTCAAACCAGAGAATATAGAGCCCCTGAAGTTTTGATGGGTGCCCCATGGGGTTGCTGTGCTGATATTTGGTCTACAGCATGTTTAATATTCGAGCTGATCACCGGCGATTTATTGTTTGAACCTAATGGCGGACATTCATATTCAAAGGATGATGATCATATAGCTCAAATACTTGAATTACTAGGCGAGATGCCTAGCTATCTTTTACAGGAAGGGAAGTACGCAAGAAAGTTTTTTAATTCAAGGGGCCAATTGAGAAACATTTCAAAGTTAAAACACTGGCCATTAAAGAGTGTTCTGACcgaaaaatatcattattcTCCAGAAGAATCACAAGATATTGCAGATTTTTTATTGCCCATGTTGAACCTCGATCCAAGGAAGAGAGCTGATGCAGGAGGCCTGGTAAACCATCCGTGGCTCAGGGATACTTTGGGAATGGAAAATATAAGTTTACCGGATAGGAAATTATACGAGAGTGGCTCAGATATACCTGGCTGGTACCAAGAAGTTACCGGACATCCAAGGCATTGA